AATCCTATTGATGTTCCTAATACTATTAAAATTCCGAAAGCTATTAGTATGATTGGAATGTTAACTGTTGGATTTAGTAATGCTGCATCTGGCCCTGTAGCAAATGCTTTATCTATTCCGTAAAGAACAAGACCTCCAAAAATGATTCCTAACATTCCTGCCACGACAGTTAAGAAAATAGATTCTAGTATCACTTGTAATCTTATTTCTATTGGAGTTGCTCCTAACGCTCTTCGTATCCCTATTTCTTTGGTTCTTTCTTTCACCGTAATCAATAAGATATTTCCAATGGCAAAAACTCCTGCTATTAATGTTGCTATTCCTACAAACCAAGTTAAAAATTGCATTCCAGTTAAAAAACCTGTAAACTTTCCTATTTCTTTTCCTAAGTTGATACCTCCTAGTGCTTTATTATCTTCAGGATCTACCGTATGTAGGTTTTTTAAAGCTAGTTGAATATCTAATTCAAACTGCTCAATATCTATCCCTTCTTCTGCAGTAATCATCATCCAATCTATTCTATTTCCTCTATTATAAATTTGCTGAAAAGTAGTAAATGGTATGTAAGCTGTGTCACCATCAAAATCAATTGCTCCAGATTTATAAACTCCAACTACTTTATAGTTTACATTATTAATAATGATGTATTGGTTTATAGGATCTTCATTTTTCTCAAACAACTGTTTATAAATATTTTCCTCTATTACAGTTACTTTAGTTTTGTTATCTATGTCATTCTGATTTAAAAATCTTCCATAAATCAAATTCTTCTTTTGGACTTTATCTAAAACAGGATAATCTCCACTGACTTGAAAATCTCCAGACTTAAAACCATTCACCATTAAATTCATGGTTTGACATCGTGGTACAATATATTTTAAGCGTCCTTTAAACTCCTCCTGTAGCACTTCTACATCTCTTGTTTTTAATTGGATTCTTCTCCCTTTTTGAAATCCTTTAAAAGGTTTATCTGTTCTTTGTGTCCAAACTACTAAGCTATTTGTTGCAAAATCACCAAATAAGTTTTTAAAATTATTTTCCATTCCTCTAGCAGCTCCTAAAAGAACAACTAACAAGAATATTCCCCAAAGCACTCCAATAATCGTAATCACTGTACGAGTTTTGTTTTTACGAATTCCTCCGTAAATCTCTTGCCAAGTATCTGAATCAAATAAAAATTTAATCATAATTAATCTGCTCTTAGTGCTACAATTGGTTTGATTTGTGCTGCTCTTTTCGCTGGTAAATATCCCGCAAGTAAACCTGCTAATATTAAGATAATTGTTGCTCCTACAACTATTCCTGTACTTACGCTAGGGTTATAGATAAAATACTTCTCTAATCCATCACCTATTTGATCAAGTATAAAGGTTCCGAGTAAAAGTCCAAAATACCCTGCTAAACCTGTAATTAAGAGTGATTCTTTTACTACCATAGCTATTATTGAAACTGGTTTAGCTCCTAATGCTTTTCGAATTCCAAATTCTTTTGTACGTTCTTTAATCGAAAAAATCATGATATTACTAATTCCGATTATTCCTGCTATTAATGTTCCTGAACCAACGAAAATTACTATAAAAAATAAAGCTGTAGTTAATTGGCCAACCCCTTTATTTGCCTCTGCCATATTTCTAATGAATAAGGCACTCTGATCATCTGGATGGATATCTAAACGTTGCTTTAAATCTCTTTCTAATCCATTTCCAAATGCTAAAGCTCTATCAATCGTAAGTCTTGGATTATATCCAATTAAAATATTATCGATAAAATCATTGTTTCCGTAAAGTTTTTGTGCCGTTGTTATCGGCATATAAATATTACGTTCTTCACGGTCTCCTCCTTCATCGGAAAAAACTCCAACTATCTTGTAAGATATATTGTTAACATTAACATATTTACCTAAAGCTATTCGTTCTCCAAAAAGATCTTTCTTTACCAAACGTCCAATAACAATTACTTTATTGTTTTGATTTAAATCTAATTGATTTATAAATCTACCTTCGTCAATAATTGTTTTTTCCAAATATCTGTGATCTGGATGAACGGCTCTAATATTATAATTATCTTGATTATTTTTATAAACAACTTGAGCACTTAAATACTTTCTAGCTGATATGTATTGAATTTTATCAGAGTAGTTTTCAACGATATAATCTAAATCTTTATTTTTTAATTTTATTCGTCTACCAGATTGCAACCCTTTATATGGTTTAGTGGTTTTCCAAACTCTCACAAACATTGAGTTATTGGCATCATCAACAAAAGCTTGAGTAAAAAAATTTTGAAGACCATTTACTATCCCAAAAAGTAATGTGAATAATAAAATCGCAAATGA
This genomic stretch from Tenacibaculum jejuense harbors:
- a CDS encoding ABC transporter permease, with protein sequence MKFLFDSDTWQEIYGGIRKNKTRTVITIIGVLWGIFLLVVLLGAARGMENNFKNLFGDFATNSLVVWTQRTDKPFKGFQKGRRIQLKTRDVEVLQEEFKGRLKYIVPRCQTMNLMVNGFKSGDFQVSGDYPVLDKVQKKNLIYGRFLNQNDIDNKTKVTVIEENIYKQLFEKNEDPINQYIIINNVNYKVVGVYKSGAIDFDGDTAYIPFTTFQQIYNRGNRIDWMMITAEEGIDIEQFELDIQLALKNLHTVDPEDNKALGGINLGKEIGKFTGFLTGMQFLTWFVGIATLIAGVFAIGNILLITVKERTKEIGIRRALGATPIEIRLQVILESIFLTVVAGMLGIIFGGLVLYGIDKAFATGPDAALLNPTVNIPIILIAFGILIVLGTSIGLIPAYMATLIKPIEALREE
- a CDS encoding ABC transporter permease, producing MFDIDSWREIFQSINKNKLRTVLSGFTISFAILLFTLLFGIVNGLQNFFTQAFVDDANNSMFVRVWKTTKPYKGLQSGRRIKLKNKDLDYIVENYSDKIQYISARKYLSAQVVYKNNQDNYNIRAVHPDHRYLEKTIIDEGRFINQLDLNQNNKVIVIGRLVKKDLFGERIALGKYVNVNNISYKIVGVFSDEGGDREERNIYMPITTAQKLYGNNDFIDNILIGYNPRLTIDRALAFGNGLERDLKQRLDIHPDDQSALFIRNMAEANKGVGQLTTALFFIVIFVGSGTLIAGIIGISNIMIFSIKERTKEFGIRKALGAKPVSIIAMVVKESLLITGLAGYFGLLLGTFILDQIGDGLEKYFIYNPSVSTGIVVGATIILILAGLLAGYLPAKRAAQIKPIVALRAD